One region of Arcobacter sp. CECT 8983 genomic DNA includes:
- a CDS encoding flagellar hook-associated protein 3 — translation MIRSTSETLFRLHNLNKEQQRVTYQTSSTKILQHGSDDANLFSRDVYLDDKINVYEGIKLQIEKTTAQNNVADSTLKEIKELLDYVKQEVTKAKNGTVDDEAREAIAVNLRGVKENLFMLANEQVEGEYLYAGSNSMKEPFSMDASGKITFEGDGFLRKVAVEDGSYREKGITGFETFMYNSEVGYKGDTLEFSKSDRIIDEGRFEWKLEGASPAISAESSTTTLSFSAETPLIDENGKVWQLNDSANALVDDMGNTVSLKSADSSTNTFVVDMSNFNMTPANAEAPAQFSKTQLVKYNEEGNATNEILQVKIGENKDFQVDLPDVDGTKFEAKGNTFDVIDNIINALELKDSNGNAISKDEAKDALSDGLEDILEAYEAANTGHAKLGGRNKVFEISLDRIESKINQYQIMSHEVGAADLTKLAVEAKALEVTFTALYSTISKMHELTLVNFVR, via the coding sequence ATGATTAGGTCAACTTCAGAAACGTTATTTAGATTACATAATTTAAATAAAGAACAACAAAGAGTAACTTATCAAACAAGTTCAACTAAAATACTACAACATGGTAGTGATGATGCAAATTTATTTTCTAGGGATGTTTATCTAGATGATAAAATTAATGTATATGAAGGGATAAAGCTACAAATAGAAAAAACAACTGCTCAAAATAATGTAGCTGATTCTACTTTAAAAGAAATAAAAGAGCTTTTAGATTACGTAAAACAAGAAGTAACTAAAGCAAAGAATGGAACAGTAGATGATGAAGCAAGAGAAGCTATTGCTGTTAACTTAAGAGGAGTAAAAGAGAATCTTTTTATGCTTGCCAATGAACAAGTAGAAGGAGAATACCTTTATGCTGGTTCAAATTCAATGAAAGAACCTTTTTCAATGGATGCCTCAGGGAAAATTACTTTTGAAGGTGATGGTTTTTTAAGAAAAGTTGCAGTAGAAGATGGTTCTTATAGAGAAAAAGGTATTACTGGCTTTGAAACTTTTATGTATAATTCAGAAGTTGGCTATAAAGGTGATACTTTAGAATTTAGTAAAAGTGATAGAATTATCGATGAAGGAAGATTTGAATGGAAATTAGAGGGAGCTTCACCTGCAATATCTGCTGAATCTTCTACAACTACATTAAGTTTTAGTGCTGAAACTCCATTAATTGATGAAAATGGTAAAGTATGGCAACTTAATGATAGTGCTAATGCTTTAGTTGATGATATGGGAAATACTGTAAGTCTTAAATCTGCTGATTCTTCAACTAATACATTTGTTGTTGATATGTCTAATTTTAATATGACACCAGCTAATGCAGAAGCTCCTGCACAATTTAGTAAGACACAATTAGTAAAATACAATGAAGAGGGAAATGCTACAAATGAAATACTTCAAGTAAAAATAGGTGAAAATAAAGATTTTCAAGTTGATTTACCTGATGTAGATGGAACGAAATTTGAAGCAAAAGGTAATACTTTTGATGTTATTGATAATATCATTAATGCCTTAGAACTTAAAGATTCAAATGGAAATGCCATTAGTAAAGATGAAGCTAAAGATGCTCTTTCTGATGGGTTAGAAGATATTTTAGAAGCATATGAAGCAGCAAATACAGGACATGCAAAACTTGGTGGGAGAAATAAAGTATTTGAGATTTCTTTAGATAGAATAGAATCTAAAATAAATCAATATCAAATTATGTCTCATGAAGTAGGTGCTGCTGATTTAACAAAACTAGCAGTAGAAGCCAAGGCATTAGAAGTAACATTTACTGCATTATATTCAACAATTAGTAAGATGCATGAATTAACATTAGTTAATTTTGTTAGATAA
- the flhA gene encoding flagellar biosynthesis protein FlhA produces MNIRRFFSKDLLVVALFVAILMIIIVPLPKGVLDFFLILSLSFSLLILLISLYIQKPADLTTFPTLILILALFRLSLNIATTRSILSEGHNGPDSVSSIIAAFGEFVVGGNMVIGVIVFIILVLINFMVVTKGATRVAEVTARFTLDSMPGKQMAIDADLNAGFIDDKEAQIRRKELISEASFYGAMDGSSKFVKGDAVAGIIITIVNLVGGLLIGLFQHDMTVSQSGEIYTILTIGDGLVAQLPALILSTATAVIITRSNMDEDKFANQSVSQLVKESKSLVLVGIGLVFFGFVPGFPTGILVVMGIILATIGYTISMIEDGKDNALTRLFTPAAQKAKPIEDKGDIESLKEKKQEAAPDEKQVMENIMKMDVLELKLGIRLLQLVQGNSELLDKIKAIRKTIASDLGFVIPQIRISDDANLPSNEYELYLKRIPLTRGRVEVEKLLAMGGIPGKLKGIKVKEPVFNLDAVWIEEAQKDDALMNGFTVVDAPTIISTHISELIKKHAEDIITRQDIVDIVERLKKDFPIVIEEAMKVTSYGSLLKVCKDLLHEKIPIVDMLTIIEAVADIAEFTKAPDVLLEHVRSKLYRLITNRFKDVDDTLHIITIKPEIEQQFIGKLQEQHGVSQLMLSIAEINNLVTKTKELLEQIETKGFGKVAMVVDPMLRKRISEIYEKFGLQVAVLSHAELDSRANFAIEGTLDF; encoded by the coding sequence ATGAATATAAGACGTTTCTTTTCTAAAGATTTATTGGTTGTTGCACTTTTTGTTGCAATTTTAATGATTATTATAGTACCTCTACCAAAAGGGGTACTAGATTTTTTTCTAATTTTATCTTTATCTTTTTCTCTTTTAATTTTATTAATTTCTTTATATATACAAAAACCAGCAGACCTTACAACTTTTCCAACTTTAATATTAATCTTAGCTCTTTTTAGACTATCTTTAAATATTGCCACCACAAGATCAATTTTAAGTGAAGGACATAATGGTCCTGATTCTGTAAGTTCTATTATTGCAGCCTTTGGAGAGTTTGTTGTTGGCGGAAATATGGTAATTGGTGTTATTGTATTTATTATTTTAGTATTAATCAACTTTATGGTTGTAACTAAAGGTGCTACAAGAGTTGCAGAAGTTACTGCTAGATTTACCTTAGATTCTATGCCTGGTAAACAAATGGCAATTGATGCTGATTTAAATGCAGGTTTTATTGATGATAAAGAAGCACAAATAAGAAGAAAAGAACTTATTTCAGAAGCAAGTTTCTATGGGGCAATGGATGGTTCCTCTAAGTTTGTAAAAGGTGATGCCGTTGCTGGTATTATTATTACAATAGTAAACTTAGTGGGTGGACTACTTATTGGTTTATTCCAGCATGATATGACAGTTTCACAAAGTGGTGAAATATATACTATCTTAACTATTGGCGATGGACTTGTAGCTCAACTTCCTGCATTAATTTTATCTACTGCTACTGCTGTAATAATTACTCGTTCAAATATGGATGAAGATAAGTTTGCAAATCAATCTGTTTCTCAATTAGTTAAAGAATCTAAATCTTTAGTTTTAGTTGGAATAGGTCTTGTTTTCTTTGGTTTTGTACCAGGATTCCCAACAGGAATCTTAGTTGTTATGGGAATTATTTTAGCAACTATTGGGTACACAATTTCAATGATTGAAGATGGTAAAGACAATGCCCTTACAAGGCTATTTACTCCTGCTGCACAAAAAGCTAAACCTATAGAAGATAAAGGTGATATAGAATCTCTAAAAGAGAAGAAACAAGAAGCTGCTCCTGATGAGAAACAAGTTATGGAGAATATCATGAAAATGGATGTTCTTGAACTTAAACTTGGAATTAGACTTCTACAACTAGTGCAAGGAAATTCAGAACTTCTTGATAAAATCAAAGCAATTAGAAAGACAATTGCATCTGATTTAGGTTTTGTAATTCCTCAAATTAGAATTTCAGATGATGCAAACTTGCCATCAAATGAATATGAATTATATTTAAAAAGAATACCTTTAACAAGAGGAAGAGTAGAGGTTGAAAAACTTCTTGCTATGGGTGGGATTCCAGGGAAACTAAAAGGAATAAAAGTAAAAGAACCAGTATTTAATCTTGATGCAGTTTGGATTGAAGAAGCACAAAAAGATGATGCTTTAATGAATGGTTTTACAGTTGTAGATGCACCAACTATTATTTCAACACATATTTCAGAACTAATTAAAAAACACGCTGAAGATATTATTACAAGACAAGATATTGTTGATATTGTTGAAAGACTTAAAAAAGACTTCCCAATTGTTATTGAAGAGGCTATGAAAGTAACTTCTTATGGTTCGTTATTAAAAGTGTGTAAAGATTTACTTCATGAAAAAATACCTATTGTTGATATGTTAACTATTATTGAAGCAGTTGCTGATATTGCAGAGTTTACAAAAGCACCTGATGTATTACTTGAACATGTAAGAAGTAAACTATATAGACTTATTACAAATAGATTTAAAGATGTAGATGATACACTACATATTATAACTATTAAACCAGAAATTGAACAACAATTTATAGGGAAATTGCAAGAACAGCATGGAGTGTCGCAACTTATGCTTTCAATTGCAGAGATCAATAATTTAGTAACAAAAACTAAAGAATTATTAGAGCAAATAGAAACAAAAGGCTTTGGAAAAGTTGCTATGGTAGTTGACCCAATGTTAAGAAAAAGAATTTCTGAAATATATGAAAAATTTGGACTTCAAGTTGCTGTATTATCACATGCAGAACTTGATTCTAGAGCAAACTTTGCAATCGAAGGAACATTAGACTTTTAA